CATCATGTTTTTCTATCTTTCTTTCAAGCTGCGCAAACTTGTGAGCAAGTTCTTTATTTGTGGACAACATTTCACGCAGTTTGACGAAGGCACGCATAATTGCAATGTTTGCCTGTATGGCTCTGTCGCTATTTAAGACAGTAGCAAGCATAGCAACTCCCTGTTCAGTGAAAACATAGGGCTGATACCCTCCAAGATATTTACGTGAAGGTATCGCATTTTGCGATACCATAATCTCAATCTCATTTTCATTTAGCTGAAACATAAAATCTTCAGGGAAACGCCTTATATTCCGTTTAACTTGTTCTCTTAATCTGATTGGTTTCACACCATAAAGAACTGCAAGGTCTTTATCCAGCATGACCTTCTGTCCCCGTATCAGATAAATTTTTCGTTGAATTATATTAGCCGGTATTATTTCATTCATATTGTCTTTTTTTAAAAAAGATTTTTGAACTCCAGACCGGAGATCCTACCAATTATAACACGAATGAGTATCAGTTTCACCCTTTCAGATAGACAAACTCATCCGCCCCAAAAACCCGCCAGCTTCAAACAGTTCCAAAGCGCAGGAGCGCAGAATAGCAAACACGCAGCAGTAAAAATAATCAAGGATGACAAAGGGATATGGGAATTTAAGGGAAGGGGGCAGTACGGGGTTGGATAATTCTACTTCAAAATATTTTTAATCTGTTTTCTAAGTTCTGGAATTTCATTAATAACAATATCCCAGACAATATCGTAATCAATGCCAAAATAGTCATGAATCAACTTATCTCTGGTGCCTGCCATTGCCTTCCAATCGGTATCGCTATATTTTTTTCTGAAATCTTCCGGCAGTCTTTTAACGGCTTCTCCTATTATCTCTATACTGCGGACAAATGCCCTTTTCAGTGTTTCATCTTTTATAAAATTGTTTTTATCGAGTCCCTTTGATTTTTTGACTATATAGTCAGCTTCATCAAGAATATGTTTGAGATATTCCTTATAGGACATATTTGATTTCTTTAAGAATATATGGTTTCAGATATGGACTCATGCTTTCATGTGTTATAAGCTCAACTTTACGATGAAGCAGGTCTTCAAGAAAAAAGGCGAGATAAATGAAATTTTTGAAATTTTTCTTTCCGCGGATAAACTCAACAAGCAAATCAACATCGCTTCCTTTTTTTTGTTTTCCTTTAACGAACGAACCGAAAAGGCCAATCCGTTTTACGCCAAACCTTTCTATCTCTTCCCTGTGAGAGGATAGAATATTTGAAACATCGTTTTTTGTTTGGACAGTCTTCATAACCGTTAACCTCTGAACAATTATACCAAAACTATGACTGAAGATTCATTTTTTTCTATTGCTTCAAAGGTGTTATCCTGAAAACAACCCCCCGCCCCAAAATCCGCCAGTCTGCATCAGACAGATTCTTAAGAAACAAAGGTATTTTGGAATTTAAGGAAAAGCGAATTACGGCTTTAAATTGGGAATAGTGAACCTAATCTTCTTCTACTTCGTATAATAATTTCTCAATAAGGGCAATGGTTGCATAAAAACCGGCTTTCCGCAGTTTTTCTACTTCGTTCTTAAAACTTTTTTCTGTCTATTTTTGAAAGGAATACAAGCGGGCCGGTATTGACGACAATCTTCATCTAAGAGATTTTACTGCTTTTATTTCTTTTTCTATCTCTTCTGCCTGTATATTTATTGCCGGCATCTTATAACGGCCGAGCTTCTTAAGAAAAGACACCCTGTCCAAACCGGCCATTTTTGCTGCTTTTCCTGAGGATATTTTCCCCAGTTCATAAAGCTTTGCGGCTGCAAGAAATCTTACTTCTTTTGTAAATTCAGAATCTGATAACTTTAATGTCTGAGGAAGTCCCTCGGGATACGGTATGGTTACTGTTTTCATGTTTTTATTTTATATGAAATATCTTGGTTTAACAACATATTTCTTAACATCCGCCCACAAAACCCGCCAGCAGCTTCAAGACAGTGCAAAAGTGAAAATGTGTCATAAAACTTTCTAATCATAGTCTTGAAAAATGCTATAATTCCACAATGAAAAGAAAAATCAAACAAGTATTATTCAAAAATATAATAGGGGCATGCGTTTTTAAAAATGTTAAGGAAGCCTTGCTGAGACTTTATCCTGACCAGAAAAAGAATATCAAAGGATATAAATATGTTTTTCAAACTCTGAGGCTTACGAGGCCCCGATATAGCAAAGAAGGAATGGTTATTGATATAAGTAAACTCGGCAGAGGCAGGAAAGCCTATTTTTCTGTCAGCGGTGTATGCACAGAAAAAGGCATAAAACAGTCATATGCCATAGAGTATATGCCGTGGTCTGAGTGGCTTGGGTGCGAAGTAGATAAGCAGGTTTTTAAAAAAATGCCAAAAGAAGAAATCGCAGCTCACTGCCTCTGGGAAATAACATTTATGGGCTTTACCCAGAATAAAATCAGAAAAGGTCTTTGTGTCTTGAAAAAGCAGACTAAAGATATCAAAGAGGGCAAAGTGAAAACTATTCCGTTTGAAGAGGGAACTAAGCAGAGGGAACTAAGCAGGGACACTTCCCGTATTTTCTACTATCCCCTCCGCCCCTAAAATCCGCTCGAAGCGGGTCTTGCGAAGAGCCGCACCGACCGGCTGCAGATATTGGGGGACAAAGGCATTCTGGAGTTTAAGGGGAAGGGGCGATACGGTATAAAATAATCTCATTTATTGCGGTATTTTGATATACTAAAGATAACATTCGGTTTCAGGAGGTGAAAACATCATGTCTAAAGCAAATACAGTTCGGATTGAAAGCCTTGAGGTCAAAAAAAGCGATATTGAGAGGGTAAAAAAAATCTTCGCTGTAAAAGATAATGCAGAAGCTGTCAGGAAGGCATTGGATATGGCATCAGGCAAGATTGAGCTTGAGAGTATTTTTCAGAAGTTTAAAGGCGTAAAAATAAAAAAGGTCTATGCTTAAAAAGCTGATAGATACCAATATTTTCATCGACAGATTTTCAAATCCTGATCTGCACAAAGAGATTTTCTTATCCGAAGGATTGGTTTATATATCTTCCATTGTGCTGATGGAAATCAGAGCCGGCGCTCACACAAGAGAAGCGATTCATGCCTATAATGAACTCTCTAATTTTTTCAGGCGGGTAAACAGGATTCTTACGCCTTCTATAAGAGATTTTGAAAAGGCAGGTGAAATTATTGCCCGTCTTCAGAGTATCAAAGGATATGAGATCAAGAAATCTGCATCTATAACAAGTGATTGCCTTCTCGCTGCATCTGCCAGAAGCATGGGCGCTGTAGTGCATACACAAAACAAGAAAGATTTTAAGGCAATAAAAGACATCTTTGATTTTGAAGTTTCTTTTGTTTAAAACACATCCGCCCCAAAATCCGCCAACCACTATGAGAGTGGAGGCCGGAGGCGAGGAAGCGCGGAAGCTTATGCCTTTAAAATTTTCAATAGCCTTGCAGTAGTAAAAACTTCAACACCGGAATGCTTAAAATCATTATCATTGCTCCAAACAGGAACTTTTAATTTCATTGCGAGTGCAAGCAGTTCTATATCATCTTCATCTTTTCCGGACAACTTGTTTTTTGCCTTGTTAATAAAGTCTTCGTAGAAATTTCCTGGGTAGACCTTCAGCGGAAGCAACTTTAACTGTGACTCGAGTATTTCCATGCCCAGACCATACTTTTCGGAAATAACGGATAGATATTCTTTTACTTCTTCGATATTGTATTCTGTTGTTACGAGTTCTAAGTTTTCTTTGAGGAATATGCGAAGTGCAGCTTTTCCCGCAACAGCAGAGAGGATTACATTAGCGTCTGCGGCGAGCTTTTTTAAAAGATTCGAAATCTGCAAGTAGTTTTCCCTCGGTTATTCCCTTTTTCGCCAGTGAACGGCTTATAGCCTCACCAAAGCGGATGACCAGTTCTTTTCTGAGTTCTATGGGAAAGCTTTCCGGGTGCTCGATAGGAAGGTAAAGACCTGTCACCTTGCCGTGCCGCGTAACAAGAATAGGTTCTTCCTCTTTAAAATAACTTGTTGCCTTATCCCTGAATTCCCTTACTGTTGCTACTTTCATGGTTCCTCTTGAAATCAGTATAACAGCCTCATCTTAATATGTCAACAATTGTGACCACATCAATTATCCTCCCCCTCCGCCCCCAAAAAATCCGCCATAAGATAATTCCCCCTCACCTTATATCCTCTCCCTCGGAGAGGAGAGGAAAGTAAAAGGAGAGGGTGTTATTTTGATAACAACAGCGCAAAAGTTCGGAAGCGTGGAAGGGCAGAAGGCTGGCAGAAACTTTGAAGCAAAAGGGATAAAGGGATTCTAAAGTTTAAAGAGAAACGGAGGCCCCCTCATTGCCCATATGTAAACACCATGAAGGCATTGGTTGACAATCAGAATAGCTTTTACCTATAATCCCAGCCATGGGTATCCGCAATAAAAAAAATCATATTGAGAAAATTGACAGGAAGTATTTGTGGCACCCTTTTACCCAGATGAAGGAGTGGATGATGGAGACGCCGATAATTATTACTGAAGGCAGAGGCTCTTTTCTGAAAGACATTTACGGGAAGTGGTATTTAGACGGTGTATCATCAATCTGGGTTACGGTTCACGGCCACATGAAAGAAGAAATCAACATGGCCATTAAAGAACAGCTCGACAGAGTTGCTCATTCCACCCTACTTGGATTAACTCATCCTCCTGCTATTGAGCTCGCTGAGAGGCTTATAAATCTTGTACACTCATCACTCGTCACTGAGCCTGCCCTGAGCCTGTCGAAGGGTCACTCGTCACTCAATAAGGTCTTTTATTCAGACAATGGCTCAACTGCTGTAGAGATAGCCCTGAAAATAGCCTTTCAATACTGGCAGCATAAGGGCAATAACCACAAAAAGAAATTCCTATCCCTTAATAATGCCTATCATGGCGACACAATCGGAGCAGTGAGCGTCGGAGGCATAGATATATTTCACAATATCTTCTCTCCCATGCTGTTTGATTCCTTCAAATCACCCTCTCCTTATTGCTTTCGCTGTGAGTTGAAGCTAAGCTATCCGTCCTGTGGACTTGCATGCCTCGATGCAATGGAGAGATTAATGAGAAAACATAAAAACGAGATTGCCGCATTAATAATCGAGCCCATTGTTCAGGGGGCTGCTGGAATGATCGTATCACCACCTAACTATTTAAAAGGGGTGCGGGAGTTGTGCAATAAATATAATGTCCTGATGATTGCCGATGAGGTTGCTACAGGTTTTGGCCGCACAGGAAAGATGTTTGCATGCGAGCATGAAAAAGTCAGCCCCGACATTATGTGCCTTGCAAAAGGGATAACAGGCGGGTATCTGCCCCTCGCAGCAACCCTCACAACAGAGGAGATTTATAATGCATTTTTAGGAGTCCCGAATAGTCGGGAAAAGACATTTTTCCACGGCCACACATATACAGGGAATCCGCTGTGCTGTGCAGCAGCCCTGGCCAATCTTGAGATATTTGAAAAAGAAAAAACTATCAAGTCCCTCAAAGGCAAGATCCGACTGCTCGAAGAGGGATTAATG
This is a stretch of genomic DNA from Nitrospirota bacterium. It encodes these proteins:
- a CDS encoding ORF6N domain-containing protein, encoding MNEIIPANIIQRKIYLIRGQKVMLDKDLAVLYGVKPIRLREQVKRNIRRFPEDFMFQLNENEIEIMVSQNAIPSRKYLGGYQPYVFTEQGVAMLATVLNSDRAIQANIAIMRAFVKLREMLSTNKELAHKFAQLERKIEKHD
- a CDS encoding DUF86 domain-containing protein, which produces MSYKEYLKHILDEADYIVKKSKGLDKNNFIKDETLKRAFVRSIEIIGEAVKRLPEDFRKKYSDTDWKAMAGTRDKLIHDYFGIDYDIVWDIVINEIPELRKQIKNILK
- a CDS encoding nucleotidyltransferase family protein — protein: MKTVQTKNDVSNILSSHREEIERFGVKRIGLFGSFVKGKQKKGSDVDLLVEFIRGKKNFKNFIYLAFFLEDLLHRKVELITHESMSPYLKPYILKEIKYVL
- a CDS encoding UPF0175 family protein, with protein sequence MKTVTIPYPEGLPQTLKLSDSEFTKEVRFLAAAKLYELGKISSGKAAKMAGLDRVSFLKKLGRYKMPAINIQAEEIEKEIKAVKSLR
- a CDS encoding PIN domain-containing protein — translated: MLKKLIDTNIFIDRFSNPDLHKEIFLSEGLVYISSIVLMEIRAGAHTREAIHAYNELSNFFRRVNRILTPSIRDFEKAGEIIARLQSIKGYEIKKSASITSDCLLAASARSMGAVVHTQNKKDFKAIKDIFDFEVSFV
- a CDS encoding PIN domain nuclease yields the protein MQISNLLKKLAADANVILSAVAGKAALRIFLKENLELVTTEYNIEEVKEYLSVISEKYGLGMEILESQLKLLPLKVYPGNFYEDFINKAKNKLSGKDEDDIELLALAMKLKVPVWSNDNDFKHSGVEVFTTARLLKILKA
- the bioA gene encoding adenosylmethionine--8-amino-7-oxononanoate transaminase: MGIRNKKNHIEKIDRKYLWHPFTQMKEWMMETPIIITEGRGSFLKDIYGKWYLDGVSSIWVTVHGHMKEEINMAIKEQLDRVAHSTLLGLTHPPAIELAERLINLVHSSLVTEPALSLSKGHSSLNKVFYSDNGSTAVEIALKIAFQYWQHKGNNHKKKFLSLNNAYHGDTIGAVSVGGIDIFHNIFSPMLFDSFKSPSPYCFRCELKLSYPSCGLACLDAMERLMRKHKNEIAALIIEPIVQGAAGMIVSPPNYLKGVRELCNKYNVLMIADEVATGFGRTGKMFACEHEKVSPDIMCLAKGITGGYLPLAATLTTEEIYNAFLGVPNSREKTFFHGHTYTGNPLCCAAALANLEIFEKEKTIKSLKGKIRLLEEGLMEIAEFSHVGEVRQKGFMVGIELVKDKKTKKPYPWEEKMGWKVCYKAREEGLLLRPLGNVVVLMPPLSISHQELKRLTQITAEAIREVTERPTKN